From the genome of Clostridium sp. BNL1100, one region includes:
- the hcp gene encoding hydroxylamine reductase — MSNMFCYQCQEAAGGKGCTVNGVCGKTADVAKAQDLLVFVTKGLAVVSNEGRKVGVVDGNVDKYITESLFSTITNANFDREALIERVKETLNLREDLKSKVVKAGGQIGETKGISNFFKKLFGMASNEIVIPDAAVWSANNVSEFDAKAEKVGVLATENEDVRSLRELIIYGLKGLSAYMKHAMNLGYNDIEVHGFMAKALAATLDNSLSAEDLVALALEAGKYGVSAMALLDKANTETYGNPEITKVNIGVRNNPGILISGHDLRDLQMLLEQTEGTGVDVYTHSEMLAGQYYPAFKKYSHFAGNYGNAWWKQGEEFEKFNGVVLMTTNCIVPPKDSYKNRLFTTGATGVPGCKHIVADENGNKDFSELIAMAKKCKAPTEIEKGEIIGGFAHNQVLALADKVVDAVKTGAIKRFFVMAGCDGRAKSRNYYTEFAEKLPKDTVILTAGCAKYKYNKLNLGDIGGIPRVLDAGQCNDSYSLVVIALKLQEVFGLDDVNKLPISYNIAWYEQKAVIVLLSLLYLGVKNIHLGPTLPAFLSPNVAKVLVENFGIAGIGTVDEDIKMFLA, encoded by the coding sequence ATGTCAAATATGTTTTGTTATCAATGTCAAGAAGCTGCGGGTGGTAAGGGGTGTACTGTAAATGGTGTCTGCGGTAAAACTGCGGACGTAGCAAAAGCTCAGGACTTATTAGTTTTTGTAACTAAAGGCTTAGCAGTAGTAAGCAATGAAGGAAGAAAAGTTGGTGTAGTTGATGGCAATGTAGACAAATATATTACTGAAAGCTTATTCTCAACAATTACAAATGCTAACTTTGATAGAGAAGCACTTATAGAAAGAGTTAAGGAAACTTTGAATTTAAGAGAAGATTTAAAAAGTAAGGTTGTAAAGGCCGGCGGACAAATAGGAGAAACTAAAGGTATAAGCAATTTCTTTAAAAAATTATTTGGAATGGCATCAAATGAAATAGTTATTCCAGATGCAGCAGTATGGTCAGCTAATAATGTAAGTGAATTTGATGCAAAAGCTGAAAAAGTAGGAGTATTGGCGACTGAAAATGAAGATGTAAGGAGCTTAAGAGAGCTTATAATCTATGGACTGAAAGGTTTATCAGCATATATGAAGCACGCTATGAACTTAGGATACAATGATATAGAGGTTCATGGATTTATGGCGAAAGCTTTGGCTGCAACATTAGATAATTCATTATCTGCAGAGGATTTAGTGGCGCTTGCATTAGAAGCAGGAAAATATGGAGTTTCTGCAATGGCATTACTTGATAAAGCAAACACAGAAACTTATGGAAATCCTGAGATTACAAAAGTTAATATTGGAGTTAGAAATAACCCCGGAATATTAATTTCCGGACATGATTTAAGAGACCTTCAAATGTTATTAGAGCAAACAGAAGGAACAGGAGTAGATGTTTATACGCACAGTGAAATGCTGGCAGGACAATATTATCCGGCTTTTAAGAAATATTCACACTTTGCAGGAAATTACGGTAATGCATGGTGGAAGCAAGGAGAAGAATTTGAAAAATTCAACGGAGTAGTTCTAATGACTACAAACTGTATTGTTCCTCCGAAGGATTCATATAAGAATAGATTATTTACAACAGGAGCAACTGGTGTACCAGGCTGCAAACACATTGTTGCAGATGAAAATGGAAATAAGGATTTCTCAGAATTAATTGCTATGGCTAAAAAGTGTAAGGCGCCAACTGAAATTGAAAAGGGAGAAATCATAGGAGGCTTTGCTCACAACCAAGTATTAGCTTTGGCTGACAAGGTAGTAGATGCTGTTAAGACGGGGGCTATAAAGAGATTCTTTGTAATGGCTGGCTGCGATGGCAGAGCTAAATCAAGAAACTACTATACTGAATTTGCAGAAAAGCTTCCAAAGGATACAGTTATATTAACTGCTGGTTGCGCAAAATATAAATATAATAAATTGAATCTTGGAGATATTGGTGGAATTCCAAGAGTACTTGACGCCGGGCAATGTAATGATTCATACTCATTAGTTGTAATTGCATTAAAGCTTCAAGAAGTATTTGGATTGGATGATGTTAATAAGCTTCCAATATCCTATAATATTGCATGGTATGAGCAAAAGGCTGTAATAGTATTATTATCCTTATTATATCTTGGAGTTAAGAATATTCACCTGGGGCCAACACTTCCGGCCTTCTTATCACCAAATGTAGCTAAAGTATTAGTAGAGAATTTTGGAATAGCAGGAATAGGAACTGTAGATGAAGATATTAAAATGTTCTTAGCATAA
- a CDS encoding phosphopantetheine-binding protein — MNEQIEKNEKLDVVENEVKKAIEANLDMLYSDIRPDLDLSSINIDSMSFIKICASLETTFNFIFDDEMLAISSFKTLEDFISYVKSRAQI; from the coding sequence ATGAATGAACAAATTGAAAAAAATGAGAAATTGGATGTTGTAGAGAATGAGGTCAAGAAGGCAATTGAAGCAAATTTAGATATGCTTTACAGCGATATAAGACCTGACCTTGATTTAAGCAGTATCAATATTGACTCAATGAGTTTTATTAAAATATGTGCATCTCTGGAGACGACATTTAATTTTATATTTGATGATGAAATGTTAGCTATATCTTCATTTAAAACTCTAGAGGACTTTATATCCTATGTAAAATCCCGGGCGCAAATATAA